In a single window of the Terriglobus roseus genome:
- a CDS encoding YgfZ/GcvT domain-containing protein, which translates to MADLMLTYVSPTDQLAALRTSAGMAPLSGGWIAVTGEDRVRWLNGMVTNSIQALTPGEGSYSFLLSAQGRIQGDATVWAKPDMLLMQTDPSQVAPLMTLLDRFIIMDDVELADESSLWTGLLVAGPLAAEKLNAAGVPVRTSRLLKKFSVPYDGTELQVLCAYSPAVPRFEIWSRDSAALEKVQSALAGAGVTECSADGLELLRIAEGTPRFGTDIRDRDLPQETAQTRALHFNKGCYLGQEIVERIRSRGNVHRTLTTFVLTGGVPAPGAPLMAEGKPVGELTSVAAESIDGQLLALGFVRREAIDRALPLTYEGGTAAPHSVTAAS; encoded by the coding sequence ATGGCAGACTTAATGCTCACTTACGTCAGTCCTACCGACCAGCTAGCCGCACTGCGCACCAGCGCGGGCATGGCACCACTTTCCGGCGGATGGATCGCAGTCACCGGCGAGGACCGCGTTCGCTGGCTGAATGGAATGGTGACCAACTCCATCCAGGCGTTGACGCCGGGTGAGGGTTCTTACAGCTTCCTGCTGAGCGCCCAGGGCCGTATCCAGGGCGACGCGACCGTGTGGGCCAAGCCTGACATGCTGTTGATGCAGACCGACCCGTCACAGGTGGCCCCTCTGATGACCCTGCTGGATCGGTTCATCATCATGGATGACGTGGAACTCGCGGACGAAAGCTCGCTCTGGACCGGCCTGCTGGTGGCAGGACCGCTCGCTGCCGAAAAATTGAACGCCGCAGGCGTTCCCGTGCGCACTTCCAGATTGTTGAAGAAATTCTCCGTCCCATATGACGGCACAGAGCTGCAGGTCTTGTGCGCCTACAGCCCAGCGGTGCCGCGCTTCGAAATCTGGTCGCGCGACTCAGCCGCCCTTGAAAAGGTTCAGAGCGCGCTCGCAGGCGCGGGCGTCACCGAATGCTCCGCAGATGGCCTTGAGCTACTCCGTATCGCCGAGGGCACGCCGCGCTTCGGAACCGACATTCGCGACCGCGATCTGCCGCAGGAGACAGCCCAGACACGCGCTCTGCACTTTAACAAAGGCTGCTATCTCGGCCAGGAAATCGTCGAGCGCATCCGCTCGCGCGGCAACGTCCACCGCACCCTCACTACCTTCGTGCTGACGGGCGGGGTACCGGCCCCTGGTGCGCCACTAATGGCAGAGGGCAAACCTGTGGGCGAACTGACCAGTGTTGCCGCCGAATCCATTGACGGTCAGCTGCTCGCGCTTGGCTTCGTTCGCCGCGAAGCCATCGACCGCGCACTACCCCTGACGTATGAAGGCGGCACCGCCGCACCCCATTCCGTCACAGCCGCATCCTAA
- the mtnP gene encoding S-methyl-5'-thioadenosine phosphorylase — MAQAEIGIIGGSGLYNMPGLTDTSEVKVETPFGDPSETIVLGTLEGRKVAFLARHGRGHRILPTELNFRANIYAMKKLGVSFILSISAVGSLKAEHKPTDFVIPDQFIDRTFARNATFFGEGIVGHVAFGDPVCAVAAKAFEQGCKEAGVVGKLGGTYVNMEGPQFSTRAESNLYRSWGADVIGMTNLQEAKLAREAEISYATLAMVTDYDCWYEGHDDVTVEQVIKVVHENSANAQRVLTGAVKALPKDNSGTPVATALQWAIMTDKSMIPAATRERLAIFLDKYDK; from the coding sequence GTGGCACAGGCAGAGATCGGCATCATTGGCGGCAGCGGTTTGTACAACATGCCGGGACTGACAGACACCAGTGAGGTCAAGGTGGAGACGCCGTTTGGTGATCCTTCCGAGACCATCGTGCTCGGCACCCTGGAAGGTCGGAAGGTCGCCTTTCTGGCGCGTCACGGCCGCGGTCATCGCATCCTGCCCACAGAGCTCAACTTCCGCGCAAACATCTACGCGATGAAGAAGCTGGGCGTGTCGTTCATCCTCTCGATCTCGGCGGTTGGTTCCCTGAAGGCCGAGCACAAGCCCACCGACTTTGTGATCCCCGACCAGTTCATCGACCGCACGTTCGCTCGCAACGCAACCTTCTTCGGCGAAGGCATCGTGGGTCACGTTGCCTTTGGCGACCCTGTCTGCGCCGTTGCAGCGAAGGCGTTTGAGCAGGGCTGCAAGGAGGCTGGCGTCGTCGGCAAGCTGGGTGGCACGTACGTCAACATGGAAGGACCTCAGTTCAGCACCCGCGCAGAATCCAACCTGTACCGCAGCTGGGGTGCGGACGTCATCGGCATGACCAACCTGCAGGAAGCAAAGCTGGCCCGCGAAGCCGAGATCAGCTACGCGACGCTGGCCATGGTCACCGACTACGACTGCTGGTACGAAGGTCATGACGACGTGACCGTTGAGCAGGTCATCAAGGTCGTCCATGAGAACTCCGCAAATGCACAGCGTGTGCTGACTGGTGCGGTAAAGGCCTTGCCGAAAGACAACAGTGGCACGCCGGTCGCAACTGCGTTGCAGTGGGCGATTATGACCGACAAGTCGATGATCCCGGCTGCGACACGGGAGAGGTTGGCGATTTTTCTGGATAAGTACGACAAGTAG
- a CDS encoding four helix bundle protein codes for MSVLEELPRPEIYEFTSQMRRYSVSIPSNIAEGSARASRRNFAHFITIARGSSAELQTQLILPLRLGYLSQEDYDGIESLCLSGAYAQQTLRINAC; via the coding sequence ATATCGGTTCTCGAAGAGCTTCCACGACCCGAAATCTACGAGTTCACATCCCAGATGCGACGGTATTCGGTCTCTATCCCGAGTAACATTGCTGAGGGTTCGGCGCGTGCATCGAGACGTAATTTCGCGCATTTCATCACCATTGCGAGGGGTTCGTCAGCAGAGTTACAAACTCAGTTGATCCTCCCTCTCAGGCTTGGCTATCTCAGCCAGGAAGACTACGACGGCATAGAGTCACTTTGTTTGAGTGGCGCGTATGCGCAGCAAACTCTCCGAATCAATGCGTGCTGA
- a CDS encoding PfkB family carbohydrate kinase → MSILVVGSVAFDTLTTPSGQKNKILGGAATHFSLAASFFTDVRVVGVVGKDFLPEHEAVMTKKGIDTSGIEHADGLSFHWTGSYEGTMGEAKTLGTDLNVFGSFDPKIPGSYKDSDYLFLANIDPVLQLRVRQALPDVKMVAGDTMNYWIADHRASLDRVLAEEDILIINDGEARLLTGEHNLVTAAKKVMAMGPKSLVIKHGEYGATAFFSDRSFEDGESSLVPFRAPALPIETVVDPTGAGDSFAGGFYGYIASQPKLTPRVFRTALFYGGVMGSFAVERFGTERLENTTREEIDERFGLFRQISHLDLDAA, encoded by the coding sequence TTGTCCATTCTTGTAGTTGGCTCTGTAGCATTTGATACTTTGACCACGCCAAGCGGTCAGAAGAACAAGATTCTTGGCGGCGCTGCGACTCACTTTTCGCTTGCTGCGAGCTTCTTCACGGATGTCCGCGTTGTTGGCGTTGTCGGTAAGGACTTCCTGCCTGAGCATGAGGCCGTGATGACGAAGAAGGGCATCGACACCAGCGGCATCGAGCATGCAGATGGTTTGTCCTTCCACTGGACTGGCAGCTATGAAGGCACGATGGGCGAGGCGAAGACGCTGGGAACGGATCTGAATGTCTTCGGCTCGTTCGATCCGAAGATCCCGGGCAGTTATAAGGATTCGGACTATCTCTTCCTCGCGAACATCGATCCGGTGTTGCAGCTTCGTGTGCGGCAGGCTCTGCCGGATGTGAAGATGGTTGCGGGCGACACCATGAACTACTGGATCGCGGACCATCGCGCGAGCCTGGACAGGGTGCTCGCCGAAGAAGACATCCTGATCATCAATGACGGTGAGGCACGCCTGTTGACGGGTGAGCATAACCTCGTCACCGCGGCGAAGAAGGTCATGGCGATGGGGCCGAAGTCGCTCGTCATCAAGCATGGCGAGTATGGCGCGACAGCTTTCTTCAGCGATCGTTCGTTCGAAGACGGTGAGTCGAGCCTGGTGCCTTTCCGCGCGCCGGCGCTGCCGATTGAGACGGTCGTCGATCCCACGGGCGCGGGCGATTCATTTGCTGGCGGCTTCTATGGCTACATCGCATCGCAGCCGAAGCTGACACCGCGGGTCTTCCGCACGGCACTGTTTTATGGCGGTGTGATGGGATCCTTTGCCGTCGAGCGATTCGGTACGGAACGCCTCGAAAATACAACACGTGAAGAGATCGATGAGCGTTTCGGCCTCTTCCGCCAGATCTCGCATTTGGATCTCGATGCCGCGTAA
- the dapF gene encoding diaminopimelate epimerase has protein sequence MIPFVKAHACGNDFLVVEETLANNNHAAMARLLCSRNYSVGADGVEFLARKEDGTFFLRLFNADGSEAELSGNGTRCVAAWLAYSEGLRDTTMRTPGGTKQCRVVECGDGEHEEHFLIQTSMGIPKVYEQTVIVEGVGEVAGAVVDVGNPHFVIFTDHPGFHSHGLGWEELGAMICTHEDFPKGTNVEFVQVVSKSEIAFRIFERGVGPTQSSGTGTSASAAASIVLRGCDRSLTASSLGGAQQVVWNEGDQLMLTGPAEIVCKGEVSLQGLAS, from the coding sequence ATGATTCCGTTTGTGAAGGCGCATGCGTGCGGCAATGATTTTCTAGTGGTCGAAGAGACACTGGCAAACAACAATCATGCTGCGATGGCGCGGCTGCTCTGCTCGCGCAACTACAGCGTGGGCGCGGACGGCGTGGAGTTCCTCGCTCGTAAAGAGGATGGGACTTTCTTCCTGCGACTCTTCAACGCAGACGGCTCGGAAGCAGAGTTGTCCGGCAATGGCACGCGTTGTGTCGCAGCATGGCTTGCGTATAGCGAGGGTCTGCGTGACACAACCATGAGGACTCCTGGCGGCACAAAGCAGTGCCGAGTGGTCGAGTGCGGCGATGGCGAGCATGAGGAGCATTTCCTCATCCAGACCTCGATGGGCATTCCCAAGGTGTACGAGCAGACCGTGATCGTCGAGGGCGTTGGCGAGGTTGCCGGTGCTGTGGTCGATGTGGGCAATCCGCATTTTGTGATCTTCACGGACCACCCCGGTTTCCACTCGCACGGTCTGGGCTGGGAAGAGCTCGGCGCCATGATTTGCACGCACGAGGATTTCCCGAAGGGCACAAACGTCGAATTCGTCCAGGTGGTCTCGAAGAGTGAGATTGCCTTTCGCATCTTCGAGCGCGGCGTTGGGCCGACGCAGTCGTCGGGCACCGGCACGAGTGCTTCCGCTGCAGCCAGCATCGTGCTGCGTGGCTGCGATCGCTCTCTAACCGCGAGTTCTCTCGGTGGCGCCCAACAGGTCGTGTGGAACGAGGGAGATCAGTTGATGCTGACCGGCCCGGCGGAAATCGTCTGCAAGGGCGAGGTAAGTTTGCAGGGGCTTGCATCATGA
- a CDS encoding S66 peptidase family protein: protein MIRPKALKADARVAVVSPASTPKEPLVRKGMERFASLGYEPVLYPSALTSGPLYYAGDTAARVADLHAAFADPAIDAIICTRGGWGAAELLPHLDAALIKANPKPFLGFSDHTTLHLWFAQVCDLHTFYAPMISPDFARGDVLAEGVDLRSWRHALERTEPWDLNEREGMRVLRAGETVEGTLYGGCLALLVESLGTPYAMAMPEGDIILFVEEVGTKPYQWDRMMLHLRYAGLLDRVKGIVFGDMAQCADDAAEHELLEKALLHNLRDFNGPIAIGLQSGHVNAPNVTLPLGVRARLQCTELASLQILEAAVEFTPAAVK from the coding sequence ATGATTCGACCAAAGGCGTTGAAGGCCGACGCTCGCGTCGCGGTGGTGTCGCCTGCGAGCACGCCGAAAGAACCACTGGTCCGCAAGGGCATGGAGCGGTTTGCGTCGCTGGGGTACGAACCTGTGCTCTATCCTTCCGCGCTCACAAGCGGGCCACTCTACTACGCGGGCGATACTGCCGCGCGAGTTGCGGATCTGCATGCCGCTTTCGCCGATCCTGCAATCGATGCCATCATCTGCACGCGCGGCGGTTGGGGGGCGGCCGAACTCCTTCCGCACCTGGATGCGGCATTGATCAAGGCGAATCCGAAGCCGTTTCTCGGCTTCAGCGATCACACGACGTTGCACCTTTGGTTCGCGCAGGTGTGTGATTTGCATACGTTTTATGCGCCGATGATCTCGCCGGACTTTGCGCGGGGTGATGTGCTGGCGGAGGGTGTGGATCTGCGCAGCTGGCGTCATGCGCTTGAGCGCACGGAGCCGTGGGACTTAAACGAGCGGGAGGGAATGCGCGTGTTGCGCGCGGGCGAGACCGTGGAAGGCACGCTGTATGGCGGATGCCTGGCGCTGCTGGTGGAGTCATTAGGCACGCCCTATGCGATGGCGATGCCGGAGGGCGACATCATCCTCTTCGTAGAAGAAGTGGGCACTAAGCCGTACCAGTGGGATCGCATGATGCTGCACCTGCGGTACGCGGGCCTGCTTGATCGGGTCAAGGGCATCGTCTTTGGCGACATGGCGCAGTGTGCCGACGATGCGGCTGAGCATGAGTTGCTTGAGAAGGCTCTCCTTCATAATCTGCGTGACTTCAACGGGCCTATCGCGATCGGCCTGCAGAGCGGCCATGTGAACGCGCCGAATGTCACCCTGCCATTAGGCGTGCGCGCGCGTCTGCAATGTACCGAACTGGCTTCGCTGCAAATCCTGGAAGCAGCGGTTGAGTTCACGCCCGCGGCAGTAAAGTAG
- the mpl gene encoding UDP-N-acetylmuramate:L-alanyl-gamma-D-glutamyl-meso-diaminopimelate ligase, with amino-acid sequence MVGESTARNAKHIHLIGICGTAMASLAGMLQGQGHRVTGSDAAAYPPMSDQLRAMGIEPMQPYDAAHLEPAPDLVVIGNAISRGNVELEAVLDRRVPFTSMAALIHDEFLRGRESLVVTGTHGKTTTTSMLAWIYEVASRKVPALAPSFLIGGVAENFGNSFAVRETRPFLLEGDEYDTAFFDKGPKFLHYFPDAAILTHVEFDHADIYKDLDQVKTAFKRLVNLIPRRGRLVAFDGSENVSECVAKAFCPVERYGFKEASFWRLMDFQAGAVSRWKLMRQGEFFAELELPMAGEHNALNASAAAALAAGQGLDAASIAEALKTFRSVKRRLEVRAEIDGITVIDDFAHHPTAIRETLRALRGSYPGRRLIAVLEPRSNTLRRNVFERELIESLAIADRVILAEVYQSENIPVDERLHPAAVVGALNLAGVPAQLLADADAISAALAPELQRGDVVAILSNGGFGDIYNKLPRAIEVSSSLKAS; translated from the coding sequence ATGGTTGGCGAGAGTACAGCAAGAAACGCAAAACATATTCACCTGATCGGCATCTGCGGCACGGCGATGGCGTCGCTGGCTGGCATGCTGCAGGGGCAGGGCCACCGTGTCACCGGATCGGATGCGGCGGCGTATCCGCCCATGAGCGACCAGCTTCGTGCCATGGGTATTGAACCCATGCAGCCCTACGATGCCGCGCACCTCGAGCCGGCGCCAGACCTTGTCGTCATCGGCAACGCGATCTCACGCGGCAACGTGGAACTTGAGGCTGTGCTGGACCGTCGCGTGCCTTTTACGAGCATGGCAGCGCTGATCCACGATGAGTTTCTGCGTGGCCGCGAATCCCTGGTCGTGACGGGTACGCATGGCAAGACCACGACGACCAGCATGCTGGCGTGGATCTACGAGGTCGCGTCGCGCAAGGTCCCTGCGCTTGCACCGTCATTCCTGATTGGTGGCGTTGCGGAGAACTTCGGCAACAGCTTCGCCGTGCGTGAGACACGCCCTTTCCTATTGGAAGGCGATGAGTACGATACGGCCTTCTTCGACAAGGGGCCGAAGTTCCTGCACTACTTCCCGGACGCGGCGATCCTGACGCACGTTGAGTTCGATCACGCGGATATCTACAAGGATCTCGACCAGGTGAAGACGGCCTTCAAGCGGCTGGTGAACCTGATTCCGCGGCGCGGCCGGCTGGTCGCCTTCGACGGTAGCGAGAATGTCAGCGAGTGCGTTGCGAAGGCCTTCTGCCCCGTCGAACGATACGGTTTTAAAGAAGCTTCCTTCTGGCGATTGATGGATTTTCAGGCGGGTGCAGTCTCACGCTGGAAGTTGATGCGGCAGGGAGAGTTCTTCGCTGAACTTGAGCTGCCGATGGCGGGCGAGCACAACGCTCTGAACGCTTCGGCTGCCGCTGCACTGGCTGCAGGGCAGGGTTTGGACGCTGCTTCGATCGCGGAGGCCTTGAAGACCTTCCGCAGTGTGAAGCGCCGCCTTGAGGTGCGAGCCGAGATTGATGGCATTACAGTCATCGACGACTTCGCGCACCATCCCACGGCCATTCGCGAGACCCTGCGTGCGCTGCGCGGATCCTATCCGGGGCGCAGACTGATCGCAGTGCTTGAGCCACGCTCGAACACGCTCCGGCGGAATGTCTTTGAGCGCGAGCTGATCGAAAGTCTGGCGATTGCGGACCGTGTGATCCTCGCCGAGGTCTACCAGAGCGAGAACATTCCGGTAGACGAGCGGCTACATCCTGCAGCAGTAGTGGGTGCGCTGAATCTCGCCGGCGTGCCCGCGCAACTGCTGGCCGATGCTGATGCAATCTCCGCAGCGTTGGCGCCGGAACTACAACGCGGAGACGTTGTCGCGATTCTTTCCAACGGCGGCTTTGGTGATATCTACAACAAACTTCCGAGGGCCATTGAAGTGTCTTCGTCGCTGAAGGCAAGCTGA
- a CDS encoding lysophospholipid acyltransferase family protein — MWAAIKMVLAFAGLGIPAGLVMIPWTFLTGDIKPMYRVGKWICSAGFRAAGIRVEQVGRDNIPDRPCIFVPNHVSNLDPPLMVPLIPGEPSIMLKAELLKIPVIGKAWQMAKYVPVDREGGRDAGIRSIRYAAEVIRGGLSMLIFAEGTRSRTGRLQAFKAGPFHLSQSTGALIVPVAISGTESMMHKGSAKVYPGVARVEFLPAVDPAMFRNRAEFIAAVRGEIAAALPDSMRPLDASAE; from the coding sequence ATGTGGGCTGCAATCAAGATGGTGCTGGCATTTGCCGGACTTGGGATACCAGCCGGGCTAGTGATGATTCCCTGGACGTTTCTAACAGGCGATATCAAGCCGATGTATCGGGTGGGTAAGTGGATCTGCTCGGCTGGCTTCCGAGCCGCGGGTATTCGCGTGGAGCAGGTAGGCCGGGACAACATTCCGGACCGGCCCTGCATCTTCGTGCCGAATCATGTGTCGAACCTTGACCCGCCGCTGATGGTGCCGCTGATCCCGGGTGAACCGAGCATCATGCTGAAGGCGGAGCTGCTGAAGATTCCCGTCATCGGCAAGGCCTGGCAGATGGCAAAGTATGTGCCTGTTGATCGCGAGGGCGGTCGCGATGCGGGCATTCGGTCAATTCGCTACGCTGCCGAAGTGATTCGTGGCGGCCTGTCGATGCTTATTTTTGCGGAAGGGACACGGTCGCGCACAGGGCGGCTGCAGGCGTTCAAGGCCGGGCCATTTCATCTCTCGCAATCGACTGGCGCGCTCATTGTGCCGGTGGCGATCTCCGGGACAGAGAGCATGATGCACAAGGGGTCTGCAAAGGTCTATCCAGGCGTGGCGCGTGTGGAGTTTCTGCCAGCGGTCGATCCGGCCATGTTCAGAAATCGGGCCGAGTTTATCGCCGCAGTACGCGGGGAGATCGCAGCAGCCTTGCCGGACTCGATGCGACCGCTGGATGCTTCGGCGGAGTAA
- a CDS encoding SPOR domain-containing protein produces MLGDSDDDVTLRGRRVDDRRGADLHEAPADREVTLNTGTVLALFFTLALVCAVFFGFGYSMGRKSGQSAAVSNDSSSTATAADTTAPNPSSFKPTPGSPVVQPVPGYQSSEANDTPSKATAPAPVKATPVAPAQAPGTVDPASTVTRKPVVNPDAAIVGSPKPAPVVRTPPAAAPPVTTYNSAAPTTGMTYVQIAAVSHPEDADVLLSALQRRGYKVIARNDTNDKLIHVQIGPFTDRKQAEATRQKLIGDGYNAFLK; encoded by the coding sequence ATGTTAGGCGATTCGGATGACGATGTAACCCTGCGAGGCAGACGCGTGGACGACCGCCGAGGTGCCGATCTTCATGAAGCACCGGCCGACCGCGAGGTAACACTCAATACAGGAACCGTGCTGGCGCTATTCTTCACGCTGGCGCTGGTCTGCGCCGTCTTCTTTGGCTTCGGCTATTCCATGGGTCGGAAGTCAGGCCAGTCCGCTGCGGTCAGCAACGATAGCAGCAGCACGGCTACAGCTGCTGACACCACGGCCCCAAACCCGAGCAGCTTCAAGCCAACGCCCGGCTCTCCTGTTGTCCAACCCGTCCCCGGATACCAGTCCTCGGAAGCAAATGACACCCCCTCCAAAGCGACTGCTCCGGCTCCGGTGAAGGCGACGCCAGTGGCCCCTGCTCAAGCTCCGGGGACGGTCGATCCCGCGTCGACCGTCACTCGCAAGCCAGTCGTGAATCCCGACGCGGCGATCGTCGGATCTCCGAAACCAGCGCCCGTCGTTCGCACTCCGCCAGCCGCAGCGCCACCTGTGACGACGTACAACAGCGCGGCACCCACCACTGGCATGACCTATGTGCAGATCGCCGCAGTCAGCCATCCGGAAGATGCCGACGTGCTGCTGAGCGCGCTACAGCGGCGCGGCTACAAGGTAATCGCCCGGAATGACACGAACGACAAGCTGATCCATGTGCAGATCGGGCCGTTCACCGATCGCAAGCAGGCGGAAGCGACCCGGCAGAAGCTGATCGGCGACGGGTACAACGCTTTCCTGAAATAA
- a CDS encoding outer membrane protein, with protein sequence MASSPLALHAQDTTAAQTRAQRVLSHFDIGVSGIAFFTKDVSGTVASSSYGKNYNFTQSASSAAGVIATIRGQKSPWKGFEVNYGYGRTTESYTCCNVSSTTGAYIGPFQSQATASEYTAGYLVRPDTKIFGFQPYVAVGAGVYEFKPTLNGGQGLQTQARAAYYYSVGAEDMISPSFGIRAGFRQLYYKAPDFGQNYLKITKTTFTSEPMVGVFYHF encoded by the coding sequence TTGGCTTCTTCGCCCCTGGCCCTGCACGCGCAGGACACGACAGCTGCGCAAACGCGCGCCCAACGGGTGCTGTCGCACTTCGACATTGGTGTCTCAGGCATCGCCTTCTTCACGAAGGATGTCAGCGGCACCGTCGCCAGCAGTTCCTACGGGAAGAACTACAACTTCACCCAGAGCGCCAGTTCAGCAGCCGGAGTGATCGCAACAATCCGTGGGCAGAAGTCTCCCTGGAAGGGCTTCGAAGTGAATTACGGCTACGGCCGTACGACCGAAAGCTATACCTGCTGCAACGTCAGCAGTACGACCGGCGCTTACATCGGACCGTTTCAAAGCCAGGCGACCGCCAGCGAATACACCGCCGGTTACCTGGTACGGCCCGACACGAAGATCTTCGGCTTCCAGCCCTATGTCGCGGTCGGTGCCGGTGTTTACGAGTTCAAGCCGACGCTGAACGGTGGTCAGGGGCTGCAGACGCAGGCACGCGCCGCCTACTACTATTCGGTCGGCGCTGAAGATATGATCTCGCCTTCGTTCGGCATTCGCGCCGGATTCCGGCAGCTCTACTACAAGGCGCCCGACTTCGGCCAGAACTACCTGAAGATCACCAAGACCACCTTCACCTCTGAGCCGATGGTCGGCGTCTTCTATCACTTCTAA
- a CDS encoding NfeD family protein — protein MTINPLRSGLFAFLTLVAGITPRAIAAPRPPATHVDSIALHDSLQPVRARTFAAAIDQANHDGAVAVLVALSTPGGMDSAADIMVAAMRNSRVPIIVWVDSPRSRVTGEGLRLLAEADVALMHPGARLSPLWTEPTRGISDTAHAAGSARLAANLGGSLTAHGRSLNLVTELSTGNHWFPSDEALTAGLIDGTATLPADALRFAGSHPIHRRSGIVNVPELATSGLTPINSSSRDALLLSLMNPDLAVLLLTLGLLLIYLEINTPGTIVPGAAGLTLVLLAAYGLHMLPLNGGGVLLCVLAAVLLLWEARVPRNGVVAVLGVGSLAIGLGLLVRGPVPALAVSWGTAIGAGFGFGGVTACLLVLGAQARRAKVKTGSEAMLGWLAVAQTALAPEGQILVRGELWQARLTSNVSFVAAGDRVKVLRADGLTLEVTAVPLTQFP, from the coding sequence GTGACTATCAATCCCTTACGGTCAGGCCTTTTCGCTTTCCTTACATTGGTCGCCGGCATTACCCCCCGCGCCATCGCAGCTCCCCGCCCACCTGCAACCCACGTTGACTCCATAGCGCTGCATGACTCACTGCAGCCCGTACGTGCCCGGACATTTGCCGCAGCTATCGACCAGGCCAATCACGATGGGGCAGTCGCAGTACTGGTCGCCTTGAGTACGCCCGGGGGCATGGATTCAGCTGCAGACATCATGGTGGCAGCGATGCGCAATTCGCGCGTCCCCATCATCGTGTGGGTCGACTCGCCACGCTCGCGCGTCACCGGCGAGGGTCTGCGTCTGCTTGCAGAGGCTGATGTTGCCCTGATGCATCCCGGAGCGCGCCTAAGCCCTCTGTGGACGGAACCCACTCGCGGGATCTCCGACACTGCCCATGCGGCCGGCAGCGCACGACTCGCAGCCAATTTGGGCGGAAGTCTGACCGCGCACGGCCGCAGTCTGAACCTAGTCACAGAGCTCTCCACCGGGAACCACTGGTTCCCCTCCGATGAGGCTCTCACTGCGGGCTTAATCGATGGAACGGCGACACTTCCAGCAGATGCCCTACGATTCGCGGGCAGCCACCCGATCCATCGCCGTTCCGGCATTGTCAACGTGCCCGAACTCGCCACCTCCGGACTCACCCCAATCAACAGCAGTTCCAGGGACGCCTTACTTCTGTCCCTGATGAATCCGGATCTGGCCGTGCTGCTGCTGACGCTGGGCCTGCTACTGATTTACCTGGAGATCAATACCCCCGGCACCATCGTCCCGGGTGCTGCCGGCCTCACGCTGGTCTTGCTGGCCGCCTACGGCCTGCACATGCTCCCACTGAATGGTGGCGGCGTACTGCTGTGCGTGCTGGCGGCTGTGCTGCTGTTGTGGGAAGCCCGCGTCCCAAGGAACGGAGTCGTGGCCGTACTCGGCGTGGGTTCACTGGCGATCGGACTCGGCCTGCTGGTACGCGGTCCTGTACCTGCTCTGGCCGTGAGCTGGGGAACCGCGATCGGCGCGGGTTTCGGCTTTGGCGGTGTCACAGCATGCCTTCTGGTCCTGGGTGCGCAGGCGCGCCGCGCCAAGGTGAAGACTGGATCAGAGGCGATGCTAGGGTGGCTCGCAGTCGCTCAAACCGCACTCGCCCCTGAGGGTCAGATTCTTGTCCGCGGTGAGCTCTGGCAGGCCCGCCTCACGAGCAATGTCTCCTTTGTGGCTGCGGGTGACCGCGTCAAGGTGCTGCGAGCGGACGGCCTGACGCTGGAAGTGACTGCTGTTCCACTCACCCAGTTTCCCTGA